In Arachis hypogaea cultivar Tifrunner chromosome 7, arahy.Tifrunner.gnm2.J5K5, whole genome shotgun sequence, the genomic window ACGAGACGTCGAGTATCATCAGCAAGTTCGTTACTGTTCCAGAGGAGGTTATCGGCGACGGAGGAGAGGTAGGCAAAGGCATGTGCGTTCCAGTTGAGTGCAGCTAGAAAGAAAGGTGTCTCACCTTTCTTGTTCTCCAATCTCAACAAATGCATCCTCTCCTCACTCTCCCCTATGATGTACATGCATATCTTTGTGAAACCCCTTGACGCTGCAAGGTGTAACGGGGTGTCCCCGTTTTTATTCTGCACTCTTAGGGCTTCTTCATCCCCTGCTCCCTCGAATTTGATGATTGCTTCCACCAGCTCCTTCACTACTTGTTCTTTCTTCAAGTCGACCGCGACGTGCAAGGCAGTGTTGTCGTTGTCCTCGGCGATCCTGTGCGTCTGAGCTCCCGGGTATTTTGTGTACATCTCAACAACCTTGTTCCATTTGCCTTCCAATGTCCGCTCAGCTAGCTTCCCAGCtctatattttgttagtttttcacGCCGGCTTTCTCTTACTGCAGGTTTTGCACCACCACCACTACTCTCTCCTACTTCTGCGGCCATATTTCCAAACACGCTATGCTCATCATGATTTACTTTCTCTTTATATAATAGAGAGAGAGCAGCGAGCACTC contains:
- the LOC140174442 gene encoding uncharacterized protein, whose product is MAAEVGESSGGGAKPAVRESRREKLTKYRAGKLAERTLEGKWNKVVEMYTKYPGAQTHRIAEDNDNTALHVAVDLKKEQVVKELVEAIIKFEGAGDEEALRVQNKNGDTPLHLAASRGFTKICMYIIGESEERMHLLRLENKKGETPFFLAALNWNAHAFAYLSSVADNLLWNSNELADDTRRLVTRGTGEDINQRESILHCAINRECFDLAFIIARNYTFLTMHAHNGITPLHVLAKRPSAFKSTTKLSFLKQMLYHIMPVGKLDADKEMEKYRKEIQRLQLSNGSKKIGTIQFKICIGWPYFVIQNRLQLKRN